In Croceicoccus sp. Ery15, a genomic segment contains:
- a CDS encoding cell wall metabolism sensor histidine kinase WalK, translated as MAGLPWGGILLSLLGTLAIWLTTYDAALSGAILLVWICSLLLRRRDPPPAPEPPARGTLGPEQTRELIEPLSQPYLMMEKGRITIANRAARDVLGPHIVGQDARVAVRHPEAIRLLDSKGGGSATIKGLSGPRSIWNVSVRPVDDARTTIELVNRTAEADISRAHTDFVANASHELRTPLSSIIGYVETMLEADVDDGRPMEPATRHRFLEIVAKEAKRLQALVEDLMSLSRVEAGKHDLPPTVLDLRELTEHVVSGVTSLHGKDRVFLDVDPRPMPVRGDTQQLDQLTRNLIDNAMKYGSKTEPVHVSVKHSDASYELTVTDKGEGIAPEHLPHLTRRFYRTDPGRSRAAGGTGLGLAIVKHIVERHRGRMDIASELGVGTTITIRLPRHVDEEAKGA; from the coding sequence ATGGCAGGACTGCCATGGGGCGGCATATTACTCTCCCTGCTCGGCACGCTGGCGATCTGGCTGACCACTTATGATGCCGCGCTGTCGGGGGCGATCCTGCTCGTCTGGATATGCTCGCTGCTGCTGCGCCGCCGTGACCCTCCACCGGCACCCGAACCGCCCGCACGCGGCACGTTGGGTCCCGAACAGACCCGCGAATTGATCGAGCCGCTATCGCAGCCTTATCTGATGATGGAAAAAGGGCGCATCACGATTGCCAATCGTGCTGCGCGCGACGTGCTGGGCCCGCATATCGTGGGACAGGACGCGCGCGTTGCGGTGCGCCATCCCGAAGCGATCCGCTTGCTCGACAGCAAGGGGGGCGGCAGCGCAACGATCAAGGGGCTATCCGGCCCCCGGTCCATCTGGAACGTATCCGTCCGCCCGGTCGACGATGCGCGGACTACGATCGAACTGGTGAATCGCACTGCAGAGGCCGATATCAGCCGCGCGCATACCGATTTCGTCGCCAATGCCAGCCACGAGTTGCGCACGCCGCTCTCCTCGATCATTGGCTATGTCGAAACTATGCTGGAGGCCGACGTCGACGACGGCCGACCGATGGAACCGGCCACCCGCCATCGATTTCTTGAAATCGTCGCCAAGGAAGCCAAGCGTCTGCAGGCTTTGGTCGAAGATCTTATGAGCCTCTCGCGGGTCGAGGCGGGCAAACACGATCTGCCCCCGACCGTGCTCGATCTGCGCGAACTGACCGAACATGTCGTATCGGGAGTGACTTCGCTGCATGGCAAGGACCGCGTCTTTCTGGATGTCGACCCGCGCCCGATGCCAGTCAGGGGCGATACGCAACAATTGGACCAGTTGACCCGAAACCTGATAGACAACGCCATGAAATATGGATCCAAGACCGAACCGGTCCATGTGTCGGTCAAGCACAGTGACGCGAGTTACGAACTGACCGTAACCGACAAAGGCGAAGGTATCGCGCCCGAGCATCTGCCCCACTTAACGCGTCGCTTCTACCGTACCGATCCCGGACGAAGCCGTGCGGCAGGCGGAACCGGCTTGGGGCTGGCCATCGTGAAGCATATTGTGGAACGCCATCGCGGCAGGATGGATATCGCGAGCGAGTTGGGCGTCGGCACAACGATCACCATCCGACTGCCCCGCCATGTCGACGAAGAGGCAAAAGGCGCTTGA
- the paoA gene encoding aldehyde dehydrogenase iron-sulfur subunit PaoA yields the protein MPHEPSGILPISRRSLLASSAASVAMTATPPMAYARTPAPDAVPTESVRFIVNGSAQTLELDTRVTLLDALREHLKLTGTKKGCDHGQCGACTVIVNGERINSCLSFAVMHEGDEVTTIEGLGTPDDLHPMQAAFIEHDGYQCGYCTPGQICSAVAVLDEIRAGIPSHVSDDITGSFAPTEMEMRERMSGNICRCGAYSNIAEAMAQVAGESA from the coding sequence ATGCCCCATGAACCAAGCGGAATTCTTCCGATCTCCCGCCGCAGCCTTTTGGCAAGCAGCGCAGCCTCGGTCGCTATGACGGCGACACCGCCGATGGCCTATGCGCGCACGCCTGCCCCGGATGCGGTGCCGACCGAATCGGTTCGCTTCATCGTCAACGGCTCTGCACAGACGCTCGAACTCGACACGCGCGTCACCCTGCTCGACGCCTTGCGCGAGCATTTGAAGCTGACGGGGACCAAAAAGGGATGCGATCACGGTCAGTGCGGAGCCTGCACGGTGATCGTCAATGGCGAGCGGATCAATAGCTGCCTGTCTTTCGCGGTCATGCACGAGGGTGACGAGGTTACAACGATCGAAGGTCTGGGAACGCCCGACGACCTGCACCCGATGCAGGCGGCCTTTATCGAGCATGACGGATATCAATGCGGCTATTGCACGCCGGGACAAATCTGTTCCGCCGTCGCCGTGCTCGACGAAATCCGCGCCGGTATCCCCAGCCATGTGAGTGATGACATCACCGGATCTTTCGCGCCGACCGAAATGGAAATGCGCGAGCGGATGAGCGGTAATATCTGCCGCTGCGGGGCCTATTCCAATATTGCCGAAGCCATGGCGCAAGTCGCGGGAGAAAGCGCATGA